In the Ornithinimicrobium pratense genome, ACTTCCAGCGCTACGTGGAGAACCTGCCGACCTCCGGGGAAGTCGTGCTCTTCGACCGGTCCTGGTACAACCGGGCCGGGGTCGAGCGGGTCATGGGGTTCTGCTCGCGGGCGGAGTACGAGATCTTCATGGAGCAGGCGCCGCTGTTCGAGCGGATGCTGGTCGATTCGGGCATCTCGATCACCAAGTTCTGGTTCTCGGTGACCCAGTCCGAGCAGCGGACCCGGTTCGCGATCCGGCAGCTGGACCCGGTGCGTCAGTGGAAGCTGTCGCCAATGGACCTGGAGAGCCTGGACCGCTGGGACGACTACACCGCGGCCAAGGAGGAGATGTTCCGCCGGACAGACACCGACTGGGCGCCGTGGACCACGATCAAGTCCAACGACAAGAAGCGCGCCCGGATCAACGCGATGCGGCACTTCCTCAGCCAGTTCGAGTACGAGGGCAAGGACCACGACGTGGTGCTGCGCCCAGACCCCCGGCTGGTCAAGCGGGCCCGGGACACGGTCGGCGACTGAGTTTTCAGCGCAGCCGGTAGGCCAAGTCGGTGATCTGCCGACCGGCCTCGGTGCCCCGGCGCTCGAAGCGGGTCACCGGGCGCAAGGGGGCCCGGTCGGTCGAGGCGAGCTCCAGCCGCGGCTCCGCCCCGACCACCTCACGCATGGACTCGGCGTAGTGGTCCCAGTCGGTAGCCAGACGCCATACCCCGTCGGGTGCGAGCAGCCGGACCACGGCGTCGACGAAGTCCGGGGTGACGATCCGCCGCTTGTGGTGCTTGGCCTTGGGCCAAGGATCGGGGAAGAACGTCCACACCTCGTGCACCGAGCCCGGCGCGAACATGGTCTGCAGGGCGACCACCGCGTCGACCTCCACGATGCGCACATTGGGCTGCGCCCCAGCGCCGGTCTGGGCTTCCATCTTGGCCAGGGCGTGCCCGATGCCGGGCTTCCAGACCTCCAAGGCGATGAAGTCCCACCCTGGTCGCTGGGCAGCGCCGGCGACCAGGGCGTCCCCCGACCCGGAGCCGACCTCGACGAC is a window encoding:
- the trmB gene encoding tRNA (guanosine(46)-N7)-methyltransferase TrmB translates to MPRTHQAAWDRLADQVVLEVPRPMGATSTVVDPAYCLDPRDVFGRLAPLVVEVGSGSGDALVAGAAQRPGWDFIALEVWKPGIGHALAKMEAQTGAGAQPNVRIVEVDAVVALQTMFAPGSVHEVWTFFPDPWPKAKHHKRRIVTPDFVDAVVRLLAPDGVWRLATDWDHYAESMREVVGAEPRLELASTDRAPLRPVTRFERRGTEAGRQITDLAYRLR
- the ppk2 gene encoding polyphosphate kinase 2, whose protein sequence is MQQRLREYIDSLRDQGYTVRDDQGSDPDLITPDGSAVDTWREDYPYSERMTRDYYEVEKWLLQVELLKFQYWAKDNGTRHLLVFEGRDAAGKGGSIKRFMEHLNPRGARVVALNKPTEVEAGQWYFQRYVENLPTSGEVVLFDRSWYNRAGVERVMGFCSRAEYEIFMEQAPLFERMLVDSGISITKFWFSVTQSEQRTRFAIRQLDPVRQWKLSPMDLESLDRWDDYTAAKEEMFRRTDTDWAPWTTIKSNDKKRARINAMRHFLSQFEYEGKDHDVVLRPDPRLVKRARDTVGD